The Sander lucioperca isolate FBNREF2018 chromosome 15, SLUC_FBN_1.2, whole genome shotgun sequence genome window below encodes:
- the LOC116061615 gene encoding monocarboxylate transporter 12-B-like, with amino-acid sequence MAGTKVEKLEEGRRPPGVTAPPEGGWGWMIVASCFLATICIRAVTRCVSMFFVEFQLHFEKDYSTTSWINSLIDATTMLCAPLGGFLGDRLSCRATVILGGLLSSSGLVLSSFASSLEYLYISLGILPGLGFALSYTPAIAMVGRYFSERKALAYGIAMSGSGIGTLILAPAVQLLIEYYSWRGALLILGGFVSNLCVCGALMRPLEPRRSEGIWENNMANLEKDCMTTAVDSKDTEQVPADCSQVEAKQLEINNLMDTQRLLIASGALKNIKLVQGNIALLSSSSPSDRKIADCILFSNKLTETMPGVLKRSDPKLANASTIEDSKLVESKKLNKAAADMDAKIAEPLVSTNTSSRGFCLESREEFGFLVIPDFLILSVSLLFLAYGCSAPVVYLIPYALSMGVEPQQAAFLMSIFGVSGIVGNITFGWITDRQCLKKYRMLSYMMAIGMDGLCCMFIHLLHSFPLLVPFSVLYGYFDGAYVALIPVVTSDVAGSTYLTSALGVVFFLHGIPYLISPPIGGWLVDRTGNYKATFFLSGACFMFSSAVLGAAMLVRRCRTSKSNSAAHLNPNHTAAAAQQSII; translated from the exons ATGGCAGGTACCAAGGTGGAGAAGCTCGAGGAAGGCAGAAGGCCACCGGGGGTCACAGCCCCACCGGAAGGTGGCTGGGGCTGGATGATCGTCGCTAGCTGTTTCCTCGCCACCATCTGCATCCGGGCAGTGACCAg ATGTGTTTCCATGTTCTTTGTGGAGTTCCAGCTGCACTTTGAGAAGGATTATTCGACCACCTCCTGGATCAATAGTCTGATCGATGCCACCACCATGCTCTGTG CTCCTCTGGGTGGTTTCCTTGGGGACCGACTCTCCTGCAGAGCTACAGTGATCCTGGGAGGTCTGCTGTCTTCTTCTGGTCTGGTCCTCAGCTCCTTCGCTTCCAGTCTGGAATATCTATACATCTCCCTGGGCATCCTCCCAG GTCTTGGCTTTGCTCTTAGCTACACACCAGCTATAGCAATGGTTGGGAGGTACTTCAGTGAGAGGAAAGCTCTGGCCTATGGCATCGCCATGTCTG GGAGTGGCATTGGGACCTTAATCCTGGCTCCTGCAGTCCAACTGCTTATAGAGTATTACTCCTGGAGAGGAGCTCTGCTCATCCTGGGAGGATTTGTTTCCaacctgtgtgtctgtggtgctcTGATGAGGCCGCTGGAACCAAGAAGAAGTGAAGG GATATGGGAGAACAATATGGCAAACCTGGAGAAAGATTGTATGACAACAGCAGTGGATTCCAAAGACACTGAGCAAGTACCTGCTGATTGCAGCCAAGTGGAGGCAAAGCAGCTGGAAATAAACAACTTAATGGATACTCAAAGGCTACTTATAGCCAGTGGAGCACTCAAAAACATCAAACTAGTTCAGGGGAACATAGCGCTGCTATCAAGTTCAAGCCCGTCTGATCGGAAGATAGCTGATTGCATTTTATTTAGCAACAAGCTAACAGAGACAATGCCAGGGGTGCTAAAACGCTCAGATCCTAAACTAGCAAATGCTAGCACAATTGAAGACTCGAAATTGGTGGAAAGCAAGAAATTGAACAAGGCAGCAGCTGACATGGATGCTAAGATAGCAGAGCCTTTAGTGAGCACAAACACTTCATCCAGAGGTTTTTGTCTCGAGTCCAGGGAAGAGTTTGGATTTCTTGTGATACCCGACTTCCTGATTCTGTCTGTGTCCTTACTGTTTCTGGCTTATGGCTGCAGCGCTCCAGTAGTTTACCTGATTCCTTATGCCCTCAGCATGGGGGTGGAGCCCCAGCAGGCTGCCTTCCTCATGTCCATATTCGGAGTCAGCGGCATTGTGGGTAACATCACCTTTGGATGGATCACGGACAGGCA GTGTCTGAAGAAGTATCGCATGCTGAGCTACATGATGGCGATAGGCATGGAtggcctttgctgcatgttcaTCCACCTCCTTCACTCCTTCCCCCTCCTGGTCCCATTTTCTGTACTCTATGGGTACTTTGACGGGGCGTATGTGGCGCTTATCCCAGTGGTGACCTCTGATGTTGCGGGCTCCACCTACCTGACCTCCGCTCTGGGTGTTGTCTTCTTCCTGCATGGCATCCCCTACCTGATTAGCCCACCAATAGGAG GTTGGTTAGTAGACAGGACAGGAAATTACAAGGCAACCTTCTTTCTCAGCGGGGCTTGCTTCATGTTCAGCTCTGCGGTTCTAGGAGCTGCCATGCTCGTCAGACGCTGCCGGACGTCCAAGTCTAACTCAGCTGCACACTTAAATCCCaatcacactgctgctgcagctcagcAGAGCATTATATAA